In the genome of Sardina pilchardus chromosome 14, fSarPil1.1, whole genome shotgun sequence, one region contains:
- the pam gene encoding peptidyl-glycine alpha-amidating monooxygenase B isoform X3, whose amino-acid sequence MGVLACGVLLLALICHSHSYSLRDPLSRFKRYQEAPWSDPNDCSRIRQPVIQSNPHNLTLDIRMPGVIPSASDTYLCMAVPVPTQRDAYIVDFVPHATMDTAHHMLLYGCRTPASTKGYWDCGTEQGTCRDAAKIMYAWARNAPPTKLPRDVGFKVGGDTRITHFVLQIHYGDVSAFRDHHRDCSGLTLTMTSKPQPFIAGIYLMMSMDTVIPPGKRVTNADIACLYDSFPMHPFAFRTHTHRLGQVVSGYRVRDGKWTLIGRQSPQLPQAFYPVSNSIAVEYGDTLAARCVFTGEGKTTKTIIGGTSEDEMCNFYMMYYMESKHAVPYMDCMDHGPSSLFKNIPPEASVPIPVPAGHMMMGMMHGGGHGTDVQDDSALLEPKRAEEDVLGQGAHLEEAADWPEAPLQLGQVSGLALDSDGNLVIFHRGDHRWGMNSFDNQGRYLQRSLGPIRQPTILVVDPAKGKVLQASGKNMFYMPHGITTDKDNNYWVTDVALHQVMKLSGDGQDKPLVVLGEAFVPGSDEYHFCKPTDVAVDPESGNIYVSDGYCNQRILKFSPDGKYLKQWGAGYTDRRKRLPFQIPHSLVFLPDRREVCVADRENGRIQCFQAESGESVKEIKKDEFGGEVFAVSYSPEQGGLIYAVNGESPTGVSAPLKGFVVNYSTKEILDTFSPDSQKFKMPHDIVVSKDGSVFVADADTNSVIKFVPGGKADHRSVKKGGIEVQEIEETETIVQAHLKPLHKLPRQHAIVVAAVQNQQQQQQALLLQQQQALKQQQQQQQQQKPHLEQQHQQQQHQSAVAPEPQKQQQQDHEKEKEKEKEKSAVHQAAQGVSPAVVTTLLLIPLVVVLAVGVFIRWKKSRMYGDDYEVKLEPNSSGGILGKLRGKAAGTLNLGNFFATHKGYTRQGFDRLSTEGSDQEKDDEDATDSENEEYAAPPLPPISSS is encoded by the exons TGGACTTTGTGCCTCATGCGACAATGGACACGGCTCACCACATGCTCCTGTACGGCTGCAGGACCCCTGCGTCCACCAAAGGCTACTG GGACTGTGGGACGGAGCAGGGCACCTGTAGAGACGCCGCCAAGATCATGTACGCCTGGGCCCGCAACGCCCCCCCCACCAAACTGCCCAGAG ATGTGGGATTCAAAGTTGGGGGTGACACCCGCATCACCCACTTTGTGCTGCAAATTCACTATGGTGATGTCAGTGCATTTAGAG atCACCATAGAGACTGCTCAGGTCTTACCCTCACAATGACTTCCAAACC ACAGCCCTTCATTGCTGGCATATACCTGATGATGTCTATGGACACGGTCATCCCCCCGGGGAAAAGAG TGACAAACGCGGACATCGCCTGTCTTTATGACTCATTTCCAATGCACCCTTTTGCCTtcagaacccacacacaccgtCTGG GTCAAGTTGTCAGTGGATACAGAGTACGTGATGGAAAGTGGACCCTGATTGGACGTCAGTCGCCACAGTTACCACAG GCGTTTTACCCGGTGAGCAACTCCATCGCGGTGGAGTACGGAGACACGCTGGCTGCCCGCTGCGTCTTCACTGGGGAGGGGAAGACGACAAAGACGATCATCGG TGGGACTTCGGAAGACGAGATGTGCAACTTCTACATGATGTACTACATGGAGAGCAAGCATGCCGTACCGTACATGGACTGCATGGACCACGGGCCCAGCTCGCTCTTCAAGAACATCCCCCCCGAGGCCAGCGTCCCCATACCTGTGCCCGCAGGCCACATGATGATGGGCATGATGCACGGAGGCGGCCATGGCACAG ACGTCCAGGACGACTCTGCCTTGCTCGAGCCAAAGAGAGCGGAGGAGGATGTTCTCGGCCAGG GGGCTCATCTGGAGGAGGCGGCCGACTGGCCCGAGGCGCCGCTGCAGCTGGGCCAAGTGTCAGGCCTGGCCCTGGACTCCGACGGCAACCTGGTCATCTTCCACCGCGGCGACCACCGATGGGGGATGAA TTCCTTTGACAACCAAGGCAGATACCTCCAAAGATCACTGGGACCTATCCGGCAGCCCACTATCTTGGTCGTGGATCCAGCCAAAGGCAAAGTGCTCCAGGCTTCAGGCAAAAACAT GTTTTATATGCCACACGGAATCACAACGGATAAGGATAACAACTACTGGGTCACCGACGTAGCACTCCATCAG GTCATGAAATTAAGTGGTGATGGTCAGGACAAGCCGCTGGTAGTCCTGGGAGAGGCCTTTGTACCAGGAAGTGACGAGTACCATTTCTGCAAGCCAACGGACGTGGCCGTGGACCCCGAGTCGGGCAACATCTATGTGTCAGACGGTTACTGCAACCAGAGAATCCTGAAGTTCTCTCCCGACGGGAAATATCTCAAACAGTGGGGAGCAG GGTACACTGACCGCAGAAAGCGGCTACCCTTCCAGATTCCACACAGTCTGGTGTTCCTGCCAGACCGACGGGAGGTTTGTGTGGCGGACCGGGAGAACGGACGCATCCAGTGCTTCCAGGCCGAGTCAGGGGAGTCCGTCAAAGAGATCAAGAAGGACGAGTTCGGGGGAGAGGTTTTTGCCGTGTCCTACTCACCAGAGCAAG gtggtcTGATCTATGCCGTGAATGGGGAGTCTCCTACTGGCGTATCGGCGCCTCTCAAGGGCTTCGTGGTGAATTATTCAACCAAGGAGATCCTGGACACCTTCAGTCCCGACTCACAG AAGTTCAAGATGCCTCACGACATTGTGGTCAGCAAGGATGGAAGTGTTTTTGTTGCAGATGCAGACACCAACTCTGTGATCAAGTTTGTCCCTGGAGGAA AAGCTGACCACCGGTCTGTGAAAAAGGGTGGAATTGAAGTTCAGGAAATTGAAG agacagagaccaTTGTCCAGGCCCACCTGAAGCCTCTCCATAAGCTGCCTCGGCAGCACGCCATCGTGGTGGCAGCTGTTcagaaccagcagcagcagcagcaggcgctactgctccagcagcagcaggcgctaaagcagcagcagcagcagcagcagcagcagaagccccacctggaacagcagcaccagcagcagcagcatcagtctgCTGTGGCCCCAGAGCCccaaaagcagcagcagcaggaccatgagaaggagaaggagaaggagaaggagaagagcgcGGTCCATCAGGCTGCCCAGGGCGTGTCCCCGGCCGTTGTCACCACGCTGCTTCTCATcccgctggtggtggtgctggccgTGGGCGTCTTCATCCGCTGGAAGAAGAGCCGCATGTATGGAG ATGACTATGAAGTAAAACTGGAACCAAACTCCTCGGGTGGAATCCTGGGAAAACTGAGAG GCAAAGCTGCAGGCACCTTGAACCTAGGCAACTTCTTCGCCACTCACAAAGGCTACACCCGGCAAGGCTTCGACCGCCTGAGCACCGAGGGCAGCGACCAAGAGAAGGACGACGAAGACGCCACGGACTCAGAGAACGAGGAGTACGCTGCCCCCCCATTGCCCCCCATCTCCTCTTCTTAG
- the pam gene encoding peptidyl-glycine alpha-amidating monooxygenase B isoform X1, giving the protein MGVLACGVLLLALICHSHSYSLRDPLSRFKRYQEAPWSDPNDCSRIRQPVIQSNPHNLTLDIRMPGVIPSASDTYLCMAVPVPTQRDAYIVDFVPHATMDTAHHMLLYGCRTPASTKGYWDCGTEQGTCRDAAKIMYAWARNAPPTKLPRDVGFKVGGDTRITHFVLQIHYGDVSAFRDHHRDCSGLTLTMTSKPQPFIAGIYLMMSMDTVIPPGKRVTNADIACLYDSFPMHPFAFRTHTHRLGQVVSGYRVRDGKWTLIGRQSPQLPQAFYPVSNSIAVEYGDTLAARCVFTGEGKTTKTIIGGTSEDEMCNFYMMYYMESKHAVPYMDCMDHGPSSLFKNIPPEASVPIPVPAGHMMMGMMHGGGHGTDVQDDSALLEPKRAEEDVLGQGDLASLLSKLFMERQDVVHVRNKYNPSEVERAQADLLDSLMQKKDLPWASPPRIGYDQRGNPILVRDRVHKFHLLESTVRPASGRSMPVFRPVSVVAKADKTGAHLEEAADWPEAPLQLGQVSGLALDSDGNLVIFHRGDHRWGMNSFDNQGRYLQRSLGPIRQPTILVVDPAKGKVLQASGKNMFYMPHGITTDKDNNYWVTDVALHQVMKLSGDGQDKPLVVLGEAFVPGSDEYHFCKPTDVAVDPESGNIYVSDGYCNQRILKFSPDGKYLKQWGAGYTDRRKRLPFQIPHSLVFLPDRREVCVADRENGRIQCFQAESGESVKEIKKDEFGGEVFAVSYSPEQGGLIYAVNGESPTGVSAPLKGFVVNYSTKEILDTFSPDSQKFKMPHDIVVSKDGSVFVADADTNSVIKFVPGGKADHRSVKKGGIEVQEIEETETIVQAHLKPLHKLPRQHAIVVAAVQNQQQQQQALLLQQQQALKQQQQQQQQQKPHLEQQHQQQQHQSAVAPEPQKQQQQDHEKEKEKEKEKSAVHQAAQGVSPAVVTTLLLIPLVVVLAVGVFIRWKKSRMYGDDYEVKLEPNSSGGILGKLRGKAAGTLNLGNFFATHKGYTRQGFDRLSTEGSDQEKDDEDATDSENEEYAAPPLPPISSS; this is encoded by the exons TGGACTTTGTGCCTCATGCGACAATGGACACGGCTCACCACATGCTCCTGTACGGCTGCAGGACCCCTGCGTCCACCAAAGGCTACTG GGACTGTGGGACGGAGCAGGGCACCTGTAGAGACGCCGCCAAGATCATGTACGCCTGGGCCCGCAACGCCCCCCCCACCAAACTGCCCAGAG ATGTGGGATTCAAAGTTGGGGGTGACACCCGCATCACCCACTTTGTGCTGCAAATTCACTATGGTGATGTCAGTGCATTTAGAG atCACCATAGAGACTGCTCAGGTCTTACCCTCACAATGACTTCCAAACC ACAGCCCTTCATTGCTGGCATATACCTGATGATGTCTATGGACACGGTCATCCCCCCGGGGAAAAGAG TGACAAACGCGGACATCGCCTGTCTTTATGACTCATTTCCAATGCACCCTTTTGCCTtcagaacccacacacaccgtCTGG GTCAAGTTGTCAGTGGATACAGAGTACGTGATGGAAAGTGGACCCTGATTGGACGTCAGTCGCCACAGTTACCACAG GCGTTTTACCCGGTGAGCAACTCCATCGCGGTGGAGTACGGAGACACGCTGGCTGCCCGCTGCGTCTTCACTGGGGAGGGGAAGACGACAAAGACGATCATCGG TGGGACTTCGGAAGACGAGATGTGCAACTTCTACATGATGTACTACATGGAGAGCAAGCATGCCGTACCGTACATGGACTGCATGGACCACGGGCCCAGCTCGCTCTTCAAGAACATCCCCCCCGAGGCCAGCGTCCCCATACCTGTGCCCGCAGGCCACATGATGATGGGCATGATGCACGGAGGCGGCCATGGCACAG ACGTCCAGGACGACTCTGCCTTGCTCGAGCCAAAGAGAGCGGAGGAGGATGTTCTCGGCCAGG GTGACTTGGCTTCCCTTCTCTCCAAACTCTTTATGGAGAGGCAGGACGTTGTCCACGTGCGTAACAAGTATAACCCCAGCGAGGTCGAGCGCGCCCAGGCCGACCTCCTCGACAGCTTAATGCAAAAGAAAGACCTGCCCTGGGCCAGTCCCCCCAGGATAGGCTACGATCAGAGAGGCAATCCTATTCTGGTGAGGGACAGAGTGCACAAGTTCCACCTGTTAGAGTCCACTGTCAGGCCGGCCTCGGGCAGGAGTATGCCAGTCTTTCGGCCCGTTTCTGTCGTGGCCAAGGCTGATAAAACAG GGGCTCATCTGGAGGAGGCGGCCGACTGGCCCGAGGCGCCGCTGCAGCTGGGCCAAGTGTCAGGCCTGGCCCTGGACTCCGACGGCAACCTGGTCATCTTCCACCGCGGCGACCACCGATGGGGGATGAA TTCCTTTGACAACCAAGGCAGATACCTCCAAAGATCACTGGGACCTATCCGGCAGCCCACTATCTTGGTCGTGGATCCAGCCAAAGGCAAAGTGCTCCAGGCTTCAGGCAAAAACAT GTTTTATATGCCACACGGAATCACAACGGATAAGGATAACAACTACTGGGTCACCGACGTAGCACTCCATCAG GTCATGAAATTAAGTGGTGATGGTCAGGACAAGCCGCTGGTAGTCCTGGGAGAGGCCTTTGTACCAGGAAGTGACGAGTACCATTTCTGCAAGCCAACGGACGTGGCCGTGGACCCCGAGTCGGGCAACATCTATGTGTCAGACGGTTACTGCAACCAGAGAATCCTGAAGTTCTCTCCCGACGGGAAATATCTCAAACAGTGGGGAGCAG GGTACACTGACCGCAGAAAGCGGCTACCCTTCCAGATTCCACACAGTCTGGTGTTCCTGCCAGACCGACGGGAGGTTTGTGTGGCGGACCGGGAGAACGGACGCATCCAGTGCTTCCAGGCCGAGTCAGGGGAGTCCGTCAAAGAGATCAAGAAGGACGAGTTCGGGGGAGAGGTTTTTGCCGTGTCCTACTCACCAGAGCAAG gtggtcTGATCTATGCCGTGAATGGGGAGTCTCCTACTGGCGTATCGGCGCCTCTCAAGGGCTTCGTGGTGAATTATTCAACCAAGGAGATCCTGGACACCTTCAGTCCCGACTCACAG AAGTTCAAGATGCCTCACGACATTGTGGTCAGCAAGGATGGAAGTGTTTTTGTTGCAGATGCAGACACCAACTCTGTGATCAAGTTTGTCCCTGGAGGAA AAGCTGACCACCGGTCTGTGAAAAAGGGTGGAATTGAAGTTCAGGAAATTGAAG agacagagaccaTTGTCCAGGCCCACCTGAAGCCTCTCCATAAGCTGCCTCGGCAGCACGCCATCGTGGTGGCAGCTGTTcagaaccagcagcagcagcagcaggcgctactgctccagcagcagcaggcgctaaagcagcagcagcagcagcagcagcagcagaagccccacctggaacagcagcaccagcagcagcagcatcagtctgCTGTGGCCCCAGAGCCccaaaagcagcagcagcaggaccatgagaaggagaaggagaaggagaaggagaagagcgcGGTCCATCAGGCTGCCCAGGGCGTGTCCCCGGCCGTTGTCACCACGCTGCTTCTCATcccgctggtggtggtgctggccgTGGGCGTCTTCATCCGCTGGAAGAAGAGCCGCATGTATGGAG ATGACTATGAAGTAAAACTGGAACCAAACTCCTCGGGTGGAATCCTGGGAAAACTGAGAG GCAAAGCTGCAGGCACCTTGAACCTAGGCAACTTCTTCGCCACTCACAAAGGCTACACCCGGCAAGGCTTCGACCGCCTGAGCACCGAGGGCAGCGACCAAGAGAAGGACGACGAAGACGCCACGGACTCAGAGAACGAGGAGTACGCTGCCCCCCCATTGCCCCCCATCTCCTCTTCTTAG
- the pam gene encoding peptidyl-glycine alpha-amidating monooxygenase B isoform X2 has translation MGVLACGVLLLALICHSHSYSLRDPLSRFKRYQEAPWSDPNDCSRIRQPVIQSNPHNLTLDIRMPGVIPSASDTYLCMAVPVPTQRDAYIVDFVPHATMDTAHHMLLYGCRTPASTKGYWDCGTEQGTCRDAAKIMYAWARNAPPTKLPRDVGFKVGGDTRITHFVLQIHYGDVSAFRDHHRDCSGLTLTMTSKPQPFIAGIYLMMSMDTVIPPGKRVTNADIACLYDSFPMHPFAFRTHTHRLGQVVSGYRVRDGKWTLIGRQSPQLPQAFYPVSNSIAVEYGDTLAARCVFTGEGKTTKTIIGGTSEDEMCNFYMMYYMESKHAVPYMDCMDHGPSSLFKNIPPEASVPIPVPAGHMMMGMMHGGGHGTDVQDDSALLEPKRAEEDVLGQGDLASLLSKLFMERQDVVHVRNKYNPSEVERAQADLLDSLMQKKDLPWASPPRIGYDQRGNPILVRDRVHKFHLLESTVRPASGRSMPVFRPVSVVAKADKTGAHLEEAADWPEAPLQLGQVSGLALDSDGNLVIFHRGDHRWGMNSFDNQGRYLQRSLGPIRQPTILVVDPAKGKVLQASGKNMFYMPHGITTDKDNNYWVTDVALHQVMKLSGDGQDKPLVVLGEAFVPGSDEYHFCKPTDVAVDPESGNIYVSDGYCNQRILKFSPDGKYLKQWGAGYTDRRKRLPFQIPHSLVFLPDRREVCVADRENGRIQCFQAESGESVKEIKKDEFGGEVFAVSYSPEQGGLIYAVNGESPTGVSAPLKGFVVNYSTKEILDTFSPDSQKFKMPHDIVVSKDGSVFVADADTNSVIKFVPGGTDHRSVKKGGIEVQEIEETETIVQAHLKPLHKLPRQHAIVVAAVQNQQQQQQALLLQQQQALKQQQQQQQQQKPHLEQQHQQQQHQSAVAPEPQKQQQQDHEKEKEKEKEKSAVHQAAQGVSPAVVTTLLLIPLVVVLAVGVFIRWKKSRMYGDDYEVKLEPNSSGGILGKLRGKAAGTLNLGNFFATHKGYTRQGFDRLSTEGSDQEKDDEDATDSENEEYAAPPLPPISSS, from the exons TGGACTTTGTGCCTCATGCGACAATGGACACGGCTCACCACATGCTCCTGTACGGCTGCAGGACCCCTGCGTCCACCAAAGGCTACTG GGACTGTGGGACGGAGCAGGGCACCTGTAGAGACGCCGCCAAGATCATGTACGCCTGGGCCCGCAACGCCCCCCCCACCAAACTGCCCAGAG ATGTGGGATTCAAAGTTGGGGGTGACACCCGCATCACCCACTTTGTGCTGCAAATTCACTATGGTGATGTCAGTGCATTTAGAG atCACCATAGAGACTGCTCAGGTCTTACCCTCACAATGACTTCCAAACC ACAGCCCTTCATTGCTGGCATATACCTGATGATGTCTATGGACACGGTCATCCCCCCGGGGAAAAGAG TGACAAACGCGGACATCGCCTGTCTTTATGACTCATTTCCAATGCACCCTTTTGCCTtcagaacccacacacaccgtCTGG GTCAAGTTGTCAGTGGATACAGAGTACGTGATGGAAAGTGGACCCTGATTGGACGTCAGTCGCCACAGTTACCACAG GCGTTTTACCCGGTGAGCAACTCCATCGCGGTGGAGTACGGAGACACGCTGGCTGCCCGCTGCGTCTTCACTGGGGAGGGGAAGACGACAAAGACGATCATCGG TGGGACTTCGGAAGACGAGATGTGCAACTTCTACATGATGTACTACATGGAGAGCAAGCATGCCGTACCGTACATGGACTGCATGGACCACGGGCCCAGCTCGCTCTTCAAGAACATCCCCCCCGAGGCCAGCGTCCCCATACCTGTGCCCGCAGGCCACATGATGATGGGCATGATGCACGGAGGCGGCCATGGCACAG ACGTCCAGGACGACTCTGCCTTGCTCGAGCCAAAGAGAGCGGAGGAGGATGTTCTCGGCCAGG GTGACTTGGCTTCCCTTCTCTCCAAACTCTTTATGGAGAGGCAGGACGTTGTCCACGTGCGTAACAAGTATAACCCCAGCGAGGTCGAGCGCGCCCAGGCCGACCTCCTCGACAGCTTAATGCAAAAGAAAGACCTGCCCTGGGCCAGTCCCCCCAGGATAGGCTACGATCAGAGAGGCAATCCTATTCTGGTGAGGGACAGAGTGCACAAGTTCCACCTGTTAGAGTCCACTGTCAGGCCGGCCTCGGGCAGGAGTATGCCAGTCTTTCGGCCCGTTTCTGTCGTGGCCAAGGCTGATAAAACAG GGGCTCATCTGGAGGAGGCGGCCGACTGGCCCGAGGCGCCGCTGCAGCTGGGCCAAGTGTCAGGCCTGGCCCTGGACTCCGACGGCAACCTGGTCATCTTCCACCGCGGCGACCACCGATGGGGGATGAA TTCCTTTGACAACCAAGGCAGATACCTCCAAAGATCACTGGGACCTATCCGGCAGCCCACTATCTTGGTCGTGGATCCAGCCAAAGGCAAAGTGCTCCAGGCTTCAGGCAAAAACAT GTTTTATATGCCACACGGAATCACAACGGATAAGGATAACAACTACTGGGTCACCGACGTAGCACTCCATCAG GTCATGAAATTAAGTGGTGATGGTCAGGACAAGCCGCTGGTAGTCCTGGGAGAGGCCTTTGTACCAGGAAGTGACGAGTACCATTTCTGCAAGCCAACGGACGTGGCCGTGGACCCCGAGTCGGGCAACATCTATGTGTCAGACGGTTACTGCAACCAGAGAATCCTGAAGTTCTCTCCCGACGGGAAATATCTCAAACAGTGGGGAGCAG GGTACACTGACCGCAGAAAGCGGCTACCCTTCCAGATTCCACACAGTCTGGTGTTCCTGCCAGACCGACGGGAGGTTTGTGTGGCGGACCGGGAGAACGGACGCATCCAGTGCTTCCAGGCCGAGTCAGGGGAGTCCGTCAAAGAGATCAAGAAGGACGAGTTCGGGGGAGAGGTTTTTGCCGTGTCCTACTCACCAGAGCAAG gtggtcTGATCTATGCCGTGAATGGGGAGTCTCCTACTGGCGTATCGGCGCCTCTCAAGGGCTTCGTGGTGAATTATTCAACCAAGGAGATCCTGGACACCTTCAGTCCCGACTCACAG AAGTTCAAGATGCCTCACGACATTGTGGTCAGCAAGGATGGAAGTGTTTTTGTTGCAGATGCAGACACCAACTCTGTGATCAAGTTTGTCCCTGGAGGAA CTGACCACCGGTCTGTGAAAAAGGGTGGAATTGAAGTTCAGGAAATTGAAG agacagagaccaTTGTCCAGGCCCACCTGAAGCCTCTCCATAAGCTGCCTCGGCAGCACGCCATCGTGGTGGCAGCTGTTcagaaccagcagcagcagcagcaggcgctactgctccagcagcagcaggcgctaaagcagcagcagcagcagcagcagcagcagaagccccacctggaacagcagcaccagcagcagcagcatcagtctgCTGTGGCCCCAGAGCCccaaaagcagcagcagcaggaccatgagaaggagaaggagaaggagaaggagaagagcgcGGTCCATCAGGCTGCCCAGGGCGTGTCCCCGGCCGTTGTCACCACGCTGCTTCTCATcccgctggtggtggtgctggccgTGGGCGTCTTCATCCGCTGGAAGAAGAGCCGCATGTATGGAG ATGACTATGAAGTAAAACTGGAACCAAACTCCTCGGGTGGAATCCTGGGAAAACTGAGAG GCAAAGCTGCAGGCACCTTGAACCTAGGCAACTTCTTCGCCACTCACAAAGGCTACACCCGGCAAGGCTTCGACCGCCTGAGCACCGAGGGCAGCGACCAAGAGAAGGACGACGAAGACGCCACGGACTCAGAGAACGAGGAGTACGCTGCCCCCCCATTGCCCCCCATCTCCTCTTCTTAG